TTATTGGCTGGCATTTCCAGCTATCTGAAAGTCAATTTACTCATTGTCACCGATCCCACTCAATTAATATTTGTCCCTCAAGGACTGGTGATGGGATTATATGGCATAGCTGGCGTACTGTTAGCCTTATACTTGTGGTTGGTTATTTTATGGGATGTAGGTGGCGGTTACAACGAATTCAACCAGGAAACTGGTAAATTCAAAATCTTTCGTTGGGGGTTTCCTGGTAAAAACCGCCAAATTGAGATTGAGAACCGCATCCAGGACGTACAATCTGTACGTATCTCGATTAAGGAAGGTCTAAATCCCCAACGCGCACTTTATCTCAAGGTGAAAGGACGACGAGATATTCCCCTAACACGGGTTGGTCAACCCTTATCTTTGGCTGAGTTAGAAACTCAAGGCGCTCAATTAGCCCGCTTTTTGGGTGTACCCTTGGAAGGACTTTAAGAATTTTAGATTTTGGATTTGGGATTGGTGGTAAATCAAAAATTTACTGCCTCAGAATACAAAATTACCCTATGACTACAAGAATTCTCAATCTAAAATCCAAAATCCAAAATCCAAAATTGCTAAGATACTGTGGTTGAGTCAGTAACTGTCAATGCGGTTAAAATTTTCACAATTTTTAGTGCTTCTGTTGATGATTGGTGGTTTGATGTTGGGAGGATGTTCAACAGAGAAGGTCTCTTCTAGTACATCTCCAGCTTCGACAGCTACCTCAAAGGCAACTGAGGCAAGCTCGAAGTCAACTGCGGAAGCAGTAACGCCATCAAAAAACAATAGTGAGCGTGTTCCAGGAATCAAAAATTTACCACGGCTCGAAGGTAAAGCTACTGTAGTGATGACAGTTAAAGGCGCACCAATTACCATCGAAGTGGATGGAAATAATGCTCCCATTACTGCTGGAAACTTTGTTGATTTAGTCCAAAAGGGTGTTTACGACGGTTTAGTATTCCATCGGGTTGTACGTGAACCTCAGCCGTTTGTTGTTCAAGGTGGTGATCCTCAGAGTAAAAATCCCAACACTCCCGCACAACAATTGGGAACTGGTGGCTATATAGACCCAACAATTAAGACTGAACGCCGTATACCATTAGAAATTAAGCCAGAAGGTGCAGACCAGCCAGTTTACAGTCAAACAATTACTAAAAAGCCTGTTTTGACTCACAAGCTTGGTGCAGTAGCAATGGCAAGATCCCAAATGCCTGATTCTGCTTCTTCTCAGTTTTATTTTGCTTTAGCGGATCTGGGATTCCTAGATGGTAACTACGCTGTTTTTGCTTATGTTACCGATGGCTTTGATGTAGTAAACAAAATTCAGCAAGGCGATCGCATTGATTCTGCCAAAGTCACTAAAGGTGCTGAAAATTTCAAACCTCCTCAGTAGTTAGTTAACAGAGGGAACAGGGAACAGGGAACAGGGAATAGGGAAGAGGTAATATTTATTCTGACTCCTGACTCCTGACTCCTGACTCCTGACTCCTCATCTAAAATCTAAAAATCTAAAATTGGTTAGGGTTTTTGTCACTGGTATTGGTTTAGTTTCTGCTTTAGGTAAAAGCTTAGAAGATAGCTGGCAGAATTTACTGGCTCTGAAAACGGGAATTAAATTACATCAACCATTTCCAGAACTGGGAATAATTCCTCTCGGTTTAATTGGTCAACAACCTTCTGATTTGAGTACCCTGACTCAGATGGTTGTTAATTCTGCTTTACAAGATGCTGAATTAGTAGCACCTTTACCTGATTGTGCGGTGGTAATTGGTTCTAGTCGTAGCTATCAAGCGTCTTGGGAGAAGTTAGCACGACAGATGTATGGGAAAGATACCAACCCAGAACTATTAAATTTAGAAACTTGGTTGGATACCTTGCCGCAGATGAATGCGATCGCTGTAGCTAGACAAATCGGAGCATCAGGTACGGTTTTAGCACCTATGGCGGCTTGTTGTACGGGAATTTGGGCAATTTCCCAAGCTGCTATGTTAATTCAAACTGGGCAATGTCAACGAGCGATCGCTGGTGCAGTGGAAGCACCTATTACCCCCCTTAGTATCTGTGGATTTCAGCAAATGGGGGCTTTAGCAAAAACAGGCGCTTATCCTTTTGATGTCAACCGGGAAGGTTTAGTATTAGGTGAAGGTGGTGCTGTGTTGATTCTCGAATCTGCGGAGTTAATAAAACAACGTCAAGCAAACCCAGAAAATATTTATGGAGAAATTCTGAGTTTTGGCTTGACAGCAGATGCGTTTCATGGTAATCAACCAGAGCCAGAAGGAAAAAGCGCGATCGCTGCAATCAATCAATGTTTAGAACGTAGTGATTTAACACCCGCAGATATAGACTACATTCATGCTCATGGTACGGCTACGCTCCTCAATGACCGTATAGAAAGCAAAATAATACAGTATTTATTTCCTCCACAAGTAGCAATTAGTTCTACTAAAGGCGCTTCAGGTCATACACTAGGAGCATCGGGAGCTTTGGGTGTAGCTTTTTCCCTCATGGGTTTAAAGCATAAAATATTACCTCCTTGCGTGGGATTGCAACAGCCAGAAGTTGATTTAAATTTCGTGACAACAGCAAGAGAATGTGAAATGCAGCGAGTGCTATGTTTTAGTTTTGGTTTTGGTGGACAAAATACAGCGATCGCTATAAGTAGTAGCAATTTGATATATTGATATAAGTGATAAATTTGAATCTAGTAGAGGAACACGGTTGATAAATATCACGTCTATTAAATTTTAAACAGTGTGTAAAAAATTATCAAATTATTCAGGCTAGTTCCATAAAGCTTTGTATCACATAATAGTGAGTCATTCCTGCCATCTTCTTCAAGGGATGGACTACTATCAAAACAGAGTAAATACTGAGACTTATAGTGAGTTAAGAACACCCTGGCTTTTAAGTAAAGGCTTAGATAGTACAGTATAAAGTAATTAATCAATGGGATATTTAACTATGAAATTGCTCCAGACATCTCTATATTTTGTAGTATTTTATTTAACTTTATATCCCGTAGCACCATCCGTACTAGCTCAGTCACACCCCACAAAAAGAACTTGGCAAATAAGTCAACAATTTAAGCCTCCAATAGATAATCAGCCCAATCCTGCAACTATTGGTGCTGGAACCCGATTTAAACCACCAATAGATGATGACCCCAACCCCCCTACGGTTGGTGCTGCAACCCGTGGGCCTTCATGTCTAAAAAAACAGGTAATGACTCCCTTACTACCTGCCAATCAATCAGGACTTACCTTGAATAAGCATCCTACATTTTTTTGGCATATACCCCCGGCTCCAGTCAAAAACGCTGAATTTCTTATCATCACCGATGGAGAGGAGAAAGTAATTTATAAAACAACTTTGACCCTACCTGATCAACCGGGAATAGTCAGCTTTACTTTGCCTAAGACTATAACTGGACTAGAAGCCAATAAAACTTATCGCTGGTATGTAACCCTGATTTGTGATCCTGAAGACTCCAGTAACAATCCTTATGTAGAGGGTTTGGTTAAACGCATCCCAGCAAAGTTAGCCTTATCTGAGTCTCTAGCAAAGGACAACTTACTTGAGATGGCGACTATCTATGCACAAGAGGGAATTTGGTATGAGGCACTGGCTTCGTTAGTTAAATTACGTTGTAATCAGCCAAATGACTCAATAGTAAAGCTTCATTGGAGACAACTTTTAGACTCCGTAGGATTGAATGATATTGTATCTGAGCCATTAGTCGATTTTTGCAAGATCAAGAATTAATCATTGACTTGTATGTGGGAAAAGCTAAAAAGGCGAATATGGGAATGGCGAGGTGTTGTAATTGCTGTTCCCAATGTGACATTTATTGTTATAGCACTCCGTTTAAGTGGATTGCTTCAATCCCTAGAATTAATAGCATTAGATCAATTGTTTATTTTGCGTCCACAAGAGGCAATTGATAATCGCATAGTTATAGTTGAGATTAATGAACAGGATATCACTAATCAGAAAATGTGGCCAATTTCTGATGCAGTGCTGACCAAATTATTACAGAAAATTCAGCAGCAAAAACCTAGAGCTATCGGTTTGGACATTTATCGGAACTTAGTAGTCAATCCAGGTCATCAAGGCTTAGTTAAGTTATTTGAATCTACACCCAATTTGATTGGTATCGAAAAAGTATTAGAATCTACAGATAGTTTTTTAGTTCAACCATCCCCGATTTTGAAAAAACTTCAAAAAGTGGGAGGAAATGACTTACCTACTGACGGTGATGGAAAAATTCGTCGGGGATTTTTGTATTTCTATCTAAGTCAAGAAGACTATAGACAAAGCCTCAGCCTCAAATTAGCACTGTTGTATTTAAAAGCTGAAGGAATTACAGAACAAGCCGCAACAACTAATCCCAAATACTTACAATTAGGACGGGGAATTTTCCCCAGGTTTAGGGCTAATGATGGAGGCTACGTTAGGGAAAATGCTGGTAGCTACCAAATACTATTAAACTATCGGGGTTCGAGACATAAGTTTGTCACAGTTTCGCTGACAGATGTTCTAGAAAACCGAGTCAAAGCAGATTTAATGCTGGGAAAAATAGTATTAATTGGTTCCACTGCTGAGAGTTTAAGAGATAGCTTTTTTACACCTTATAGTAGTAAAGTATTTGCTGCTCCAGAAAGGATGACAGGTATAACTATTCATGCGAATTTAACTAGTCAAATTTTGAGTTCAGCTATAGATGGTCGTCCGCAAATTCAGTCTTGGTCTGAAGCTCAAGAATGGCTGTGGATTTTGCTGTGGTCTACTATTGGCTCTATATTATCTTGGCAGCAACGCCACAATATATATCTAATTACTGTTAGTGTTTTTATAGCTGCTATTGCTTTAATAAGCTGCTGCTTCCTAGCATTTTTAGCTGGCTGGTGGATTCCTTTAGTACCACCAATATTGGTTTTGGCAGGATCAACAATTACTATTATTCAGTATATTGCCCACAGTGCAACCAATATGCAAAAAACCTTTGGGCGTTATCTAACAGATGAAGTTGTCACCAATTTAATAGAAACTCCTTCTGGTTTAAAGCTAGGAGGAGAAAGGAGAAAGGTCACAACTTTAGTTTCTGATGTCAGAGGGTTTTCAGCAATTTCTGAAGAATATCCACCAGAACAGGTGGTAGAAATTCTCAATCTTTATCTGGAAGTAATGACAGATGTTATTAATCAGTATAAAGGGACAATTAATGATTTTATGGGTGATGGGATTTTGGTGATGTTTGGTGCGCCTATTAGTCGTGAAGATGATTCTCA
The Anabaena sphaerica FACHB-251 DNA segment above includes these coding regions:
- a CDS encoding photosystem I assembly protein Ycf4 — translated: MTASTTINKGDGLLHQNVLGSRRLSNYWWATIVTLGASGFLLAGISSYLKVNLLIVTDPTQLIFVPQGLVMGLYGIAGVLLALYLWLVILWDVGGGYNEFNQETGKFKIFRWGFPGKNRQIEIENRIQDVQSVRISIKEGLNPQRALYLKVKGRRDIPLTRVGQPLSLAELETQGAQLARFLGVPLEGL
- a CDS encoding peptidylprolyl isomerase; protein product: MRLKFSQFLVLLLMIGGLMLGGCSTEKVSSSTSPASTATSKATEASSKSTAEAVTPSKNNSERVPGIKNLPRLEGKATVVMTVKGAPITIEVDGNNAPITAGNFVDLVQKGVYDGLVFHRVVREPQPFVVQGGDPQSKNPNTPAQQLGTGGYIDPTIKTERRIPLEIKPEGADQPVYSQTITKKPVLTHKLGAVAMARSQMPDSASSQFYFALADLGFLDGNYAVFAYVTDGFDVVNKIQQGDRIDSAKVTKGAENFKPPQ
- a CDS encoding beta-ketoacyl-ACP synthase → MVRVFVTGIGLVSALGKSLEDSWQNLLALKTGIKLHQPFPELGIIPLGLIGQQPSDLSTLTQMVVNSALQDAELVAPLPDCAVVIGSSRSYQASWEKLARQMYGKDTNPELLNLETWLDTLPQMNAIAVARQIGASGTVLAPMAACCTGIWAISQAAMLIQTGQCQRAIAGAVEAPITPLSICGFQQMGALAKTGAYPFDVNREGLVLGEGGAVLILESAELIKQRQANPENIYGEILSFGLTADAFHGNQPEPEGKSAIAAINQCLERSDLTPADIDYIHAHGTATLLNDRIESKIIQYLFPPQVAISSTKGASGHTLGASGALGVAFSLMGLKHKILPPCVGLQQPEVDLNFVTTARECEMQRVLCFSFGFGGQNTAIAISSSNLIY
- a CDS encoding DUF928 domain-containing protein, coding for MKLLQTSLYFVVFYLTLYPVAPSVLAQSHPTKRTWQISQQFKPPIDNQPNPATIGAGTRFKPPIDDDPNPPTVGAATRGPSCLKKQVMTPLLPANQSGLTLNKHPTFFWHIPPAPVKNAEFLIITDGEEKVIYKTTLTLPDQPGIVSFTLPKTITGLEANKTYRWYVTLICDPEDSSNNPYVEGLVKRIPAKLALSESLAKDNLLEMATIYAQEGIWYEALASLVKLRCNQPNDSIVKLHWRQLLDSVGLNDIVSEPLVDFCKIKN
- a CDS encoding CHASE2 domain-containing protein, which encodes MWEKLKRRIWEWRGVVIAVPNVTFIVIALRLSGLLQSLELIALDQLFILRPQEAIDNRIVIVEINEQDITNQKMWPISDAVLTKLLQKIQQQKPRAIGLDIYRNLVVNPGHQGLVKLFESTPNLIGIEKVLESTDSFLVQPSPILKKLQKVGGNDLPTDGDGKIRRGFLYFYLSQEDYRQSLSLKLALLYLKAEGITEQAATTNPKYLQLGRGIFPRFRANDGGYVRENAGSYQILLNYRGSRHKFVTVSLTDVLENRVKADLMLGKIVLIGSTAESLRDSFFTPYSSKVFAAPERMTGITIHANLTSQILSSAIDGRPQIQSWSEAQEWLWILLWSTIGSILSWQQRHNIYLITVSVFIAAIALISCCFLAFLAGWWIPLVPPILVLAGSTITIIQYIAHSATNMQKTFGRYLTDEVVTNLIETPSGLKLGGERRKVTTLVSDVRGFSAISEEYPPEQVVEILNLYLEVMTDVINQYKGTINDFMGDGILVMFGAPISREDDSQRAIACAVAMQLAMEKVNKKNQQMNLPILEMGIGINTGEVVAGNIGSQKRAEYTVIGSHVNLAARIESYSVGGQILISEHSWEDANIDLRIDSQFQVEPKGVKHSVMLYEIGGIGGKYNLYLPKVDEDIEILSEELAIEFIVLHGKHADGHLLPGTLVGLSNNGAQLRYKYDLELLTNIKLKLLTETAIFTEEPDIYAKVMKKFDVPENHFLIRFTGIPPQGLKRLRKVRQGLG